Proteins from one Streptomyces sp. NBC_00289 genomic window:
- a CDS encoding cytochrome P450: protein MSDDISDDMPDAPSGYHPEAVSDDLPDDDLRFPFEHPRLFDPPPEWQQLRGGCPVARAQLPTGDRAWLVTRYEDVRAVLNDPRLSRAAATRPDAPRLGPARPEPDSIMAMDPPDHTRLRRLLAPAFTGRQAELLRPRIARTTERLLDGMAEIGPPVDLVEHLARPLPIITICELLGVPDDDRESFKEWTDAALTLAPHAAGTVTGARQRLADYLRHLIAEKQQTPGDDLLGTLIAARDGDRLRPAELVTVAATLITAGYHTVANSLSNSVLALLRHPGQLDPLRGAEFPAAAVEELLRWTPGPVSGGTIRIATEELKIGSTVVRPGEAVIPSTASANRDADMFPSPDVLDLGRAENRHIAFGHGIHRCLGAPLARVELQVAFGALLRRFPGLRLAVAEEELTWGAGMIRGLSSLPVAW, encoded by the coding sequence TTGTCCGACGACATTTCCGACGACATGCCGGACGCCCCGTCCGGCTACCACCCGGAAGCCGTGTCCGACGACCTCCCGGACGACGACCTGCGCTTCCCGTTCGAGCACCCCCGGCTGTTCGATCCGCCGCCCGAGTGGCAACAGCTGCGCGGGGGCTGCCCGGTGGCCCGCGCACAGCTGCCCACCGGGGACCGGGCGTGGCTGGTGACCCGGTACGAGGACGTGCGCGCCGTACTCAACGACCCCCGGCTCAGCCGCGCGGCCGCCACCCGGCCCGACGCGCCGCGGCTGGGACCGGCCCGGCCCGAGCCGGACTCCATCATGGCGATGGACCCGCCCGACCACACCCGGCTGCGCAGACTGCTCGCCCCGGCTTTCACCGGCCGGCAGGCCGAGCTGTTACGGCCACGGATCGCCCGCACCACCGAGCGGCTGCTCGACGGCATGGCCGAGATCGGGCCGCCCGTCGACCTGGTCGAGCACCTGGCCAGACCGCTGCCCATCATCACCATCTGCGAGCTGCTCGGGGTGCCGGACGACGACCGGGAGTCCTTCAAGGAGTGGACGGACGCGGCACTCACCCTCGCCCCGCACGCGGCGGGCACGGTCACCGGTGCCCGGCAGCGGCTGGCCGACTATCTGCGGCACCTGATCGCCGAGAAGCAGCAGACGCCGGGCGACGACCTGCTCGGCACCCTCATCGCGGCCCGGGACGGGGACCGGCTGCGGCCCGCGGAACTGGTGACGGTCGCCGCCACGCTGATCACCGCCGGCTACCACACGGTCGCCAACTCGCTGTCCAACTCGGTGCTGGCGCTGCTGCGTCATCCCGGGCAGCTCGACCCGCTGCGCGGCGCGGAGTTCCCGGCCGCGGCCGTGGAGGAGCTGCTGCGCTGGACCCCGGGTCCGGTGAGCGGCGGCACCATCAGGATCGCCACCGAGGAGCTGAAGATCGGTTCCACGGTGGTGCGGCCGGGGGAGGCGGTCATCCCGTCGACGGCGTCGGCCAACCGGGACGCGGACATGTTCCCCAGCCCCGATGTTCTCGACCTGGGCCGCGCCGAGAACCGGCACATCGCCTTCGGCCACGGCATCCACCGCTGCCTGGGGGCGCCGCTGGCCCGGGTGGAGCTCCAGGTGGCGTTCGGGGCGCTGCTGCGCCGGTTCCCCGGGCTGCGGCTCGCGGTCGCCGAGGAGGAACTGACCTGGGGGGCCGGGATGATCCGGGGGCTCAGCTCGCTGCCGGTGGCGTGGTGA
- a CDS encoding cobalamin B12-binding domain-containing protein: MRTVAHRDGRRRVLLSTVSSDAHTWNLVFLRLLLEEMGHEVVSLGPCVPDRLLLDSVRRIRPDLLVVSTVNGHGQLDGARVIRKLRADPVARDTPAVIGGKLGIVGDDGTTTARALVEAGFDAVFTDTADTALIGRILGALPQRAPEGRAV, translated from the coding sequence ATGAGGACGGTGGCCCATCGAGACGGGCGGCGGCGCGTCCTGCTGTCCACGGTCTCCTCGGACGCCCACACCTGGAACCTGGTCTTCCTCCGGCTGCTGCTGGAGGAGATGGGCCACGAGGTCGTCAGTCTCGGGCCGTGCGTACCCGACCGGCTGCTGCTCGACTCCGTGCGCCGGATCCGGCCCGACCTGCTCGTCGTGAGCACCGTCAACGGCCACGGGCAGCTCGACGGGGCCCGGGTGATCCGCAAGCTGCGCGCCGACCCGGTGGCCCGGGACACGCCCGCGGTCATCGGCGGCAAGCTGGGGATCGTCGGCGACGACGGCACCACGACCGCGCGGGCGCTCGTCGAGGCCGGCTTCGACGCGGTGTTCACGGACACCGCGGACACCGCGCTGATCGGCCGGATCCTCGGAGCGCTGCCGCAACGGGCTCCGGAGGGCAGGGCGGTATGA
- a CDS encoding MarR family winged helix-turn-helix transcriptional regulator translates to MSTPHGHRRPELIARIEDAVRDNGGRGQLLHQAIAERFGLNPTDMKCVDLARSEPRLTAGRLAEITGMSTSATTAVLDRMEKAGFIERVRDPGDRRRVIVASTGRREQELAAAFAPLADAMTAVLESYDDDQLQVIAGFTQRVNELLRDLTRRLPGGPAGGGEPLTTPPAAS, encoded by the coding sequence ATGTCAACCCCGCACGGTCACCGCAGGCCGGAACTGATCGCGAGGATCGAGGACGCGGTGCGGGACAACGGAGGGCGCGGACAGCTGCTGCACCAGGCGATCGCCGAACGGTTCGGGCTGAACCCGACCGACATGAAGTGCGTCGACCTGGCCCGCAGCGAACCGCGACTCACCGCCGGCCGGCTGGCCGAGATCACCGGCATGAGCACCTCGGCGACCACCGCCGTGCTCGACCGGATGGAGAAGGCCGGCTTCATCGAGCGGGTCCGCGACCCCGGCGACCGGCGCCGGGTCATCGTGGCCTCCACCGGCCGCCGCGAGCAGGAGCTCGCCGCGGCCTTCGCCCCGCTCGCGGACGCCATGACCGCCGTACTGGAGTCGTACGACGACGACCAGCTCCAGGTCATCGCCGGGTTCACGCAGCGGGTCAACGAGCTGCTGCGGGACCTGACCCGCCGGCTGCCCGGCGGACCGGCCGGCGGCGGGGAACCGCTCACCACGCCACCGGCAGCGAGCTGA
- a CDS encoding multicopper oxidase family protein, translating to MLTRRQLIKAGAATGVLAAASGAGATALARGSGGGVAEEAFAVPLKRARVLRPLGGGRGRHGAGYDVYRLSARETDVSVFPGTTTRMRLFNGELAPVIRATRGRPVVIEQTNALGVPFSMHLHGGHVPARHDGHPDNEVLPGGSRVFNYPNEQRAATMWLHDHSHHAHAENVYLGTVAGYLLTDAFEERLPLPKGQYDVPLYLRDAKFAGDGSLVYDMDGFMDRPTVLVNGRPRPYFEVAARKYRIRLTNTSNERAFLLRLGEGDEMTHIATDGGLLPAPVSARVLEIWPAERQEVVIDFSRYPVGSQVVLSNAIAFPGELPEVMRFDVVRTAHDPSAVPDRLRPVPDLGTPTVERTFVMSFDAATGQHLINGKPFDPERVDMRPRLGTTEVWTVRNTDTQFGIPHSLHTHLEHFQVLDRDGAAPAPGEAGLKDTVTVMPGKSVRFKLRFTDYTGKFMYHCHLLGHMTMGMMGQMEVVD from the coding sequence GTGCTGACTCGCAGGCAACTGATCAAGGCGGGCGCTGCCACCGGTGTGCTGGCGGCCGCGTCCGGCGCGGGAGCGACGGCTCTGGCCAGGGGGTCCGGCGGCGGGGTCGCCGAGGAGGCCTTCGCCGTACCCCTGAAGCGGGCGCGGGTGCTGCGCCCGCTCGGCGGGGGACGCGGCCGGCACGGTGCGGGCTACGACGTCTACCGGCTGTCCGCCCGCGAGACGGACGTCTCCGTCTTCCCGGGCACCACCACCCGGATGCGGCTGTTCAACGGCGAGCTCGCACCGGTCATCCGGGCCACCCGGGGCCGGCCGGTGGTGATAGAGCAGACCAACGCCCTCGGCGTCCCCTTCTCCATGCACCTGCACGGCGGCCACGTCCCGGCCCGCCACGACGGCCACCCCGACAACGAGGTGCTGCCCGGCGGCAGCCGGGTCTTCAACTACCCCAACGAGCAGCGTGCCGCGACCATGTGGCTGCACGACCACTCGCACCACGCGCACGCCGAGAACGTCTACCTGGGCACGGTGGCCGGCTATCTGCTGACCGACGCGTTCGAGGAGCGGCTGCCGCTGCCCAAGGGCCAGTACGACGTGCCGCTGTACCTGCGGGACGCCAAGTTCGCCGGGGACGGCTCCCTCGTCTACGACATGGACGGCTTCATGGACCGGCCCACCGTGCTGGTCAACGGCCGCCCGCGCCCCTACTTCGAGGTGGCCGCCCGCAAGTACCGGATCCGGCTCACCAACACCTCCAACGAGCGCGCCTTCCTGCTCCGGCTCGGCGAGGGCGACGAGATGACCCACATCGCCACCGACGGGGGCCTGCTGCCCGCGCCGGTGTCCGCCCGGGTCCTGGAGATCTGGCCCGCCGAGCGGCAGGAGGTGGTGATCGACTTCTCCCGCTACCCGGTCGGCTCCCAGGTCGTCCTGAGCAACGCGATCGCCTTCCCCGGTGAACTCCCGGAGGTCATGCGCTTCGACGTGGTGCGCACCGCGCACGACCCGTCCGCGGTACCGGACCGGCTGCGCCCGGTCCCCGACCTCGGCACCCCCACCGTGGAGCGGACCTTCGTGATGTCCTTCGACGCCGCCACGGGGCAACACCTCATCAACGGCAAGCCGTTCGACCCCGAGCGGGTCGACATGCGGCCCCGGCTCGGCACCACGGAGGTGTGGACCGTCCGCAACACCGACACCCAGTTCGGCATCCCGCACTCGCTGCACACCCACCTGGAGCACTTCCAGGTGCTGGACCGCGACGGCGCGGCCCCGGCGCCGGGCGAGGCCGGGCTGAAGGACACCGTCACCGTGATGCCGGGCAAGAGCGTGCGCTTCAAGCTCAGGTTCACCGACTACACGGGCAAGTTCATGTACCACTGCCATCTGCTGGGCCACATGACCATGGGAATGATGGGCCAGATGGAAGTCGTCGACTGA